A window of Methanolobus sediminis contains these coding sequences:
- a CDS encoding cyclase family protein, with product MQFKVIDITTGISEDTPVYEGDPVPVFEKVSSIEKDGFTVTRISIGTHTGTHIDAPLHLYESGRSVAEIDSGSLMGKAVLLDLSLGDGPITDVELEKAYKLHSMKDSDIILIKTRDYSKGNDGSLQSGRLLAATAGKWIFDNCFRVVGVDTLSVDEDISLPNHHLFLSNNVNIVEYLDLKNANEGVYFFICLPLKLKGCDGAPARAVLMDIHSLDIYV from the coding sequence ATGCAGTTCAAAGTTATTGACATCACTACCGGAATATCCGAAGATACTCCGGTGTATGAAGGTGATCCAGTTCCTGTATTTGAAAAAGTGTCTTCAATTGAAAAAGATGGATTCACGGTTACCAGAATAAGTATTGGGACACACACCGGTACTCATATTGATGCACCTTTACATTTGTATGAAAGTGGAAGATCAGTTGCTGAAATTGATTCAGGGTCATTAATGGGAAAAGCTGTTCTTCTTGACCTTTCATTGGGTGATGGTCCTATCACTGATGTTGAACTTGAAAAAGCTTACAAGCTGCATTCAATGAAAGATTCAGATATTATTTTGATAAAAACAAGGGACTATTCTAAGGGTAACGATGGAAGTCTGCAATCAGGCAGACTGCTTGCGGCAACTGCGGGAAAATGGATATTTGATAACTGTTTCAGGGTAGTTGGTGTCGACACACTTTCTGTTGATGAAGACATATCCTTACCAAACCATCACCTTTTTTTGAGCAATAATGTCAATATTGTGGAATATCTGGACTTGAAGAATGCAAATGAGGGTGTTTATTTCTTTATTTGCCTTCCTTTAAAGCTAAAGGGGTGTGATGGAGCTCCAGCACGTGCAGTTTTGATGGACATCCATTCACTTGACATATATGTGTAA
- a CDS encoding histidinol phosphate phosphatase domain-containing protein: protein MIDMHTHSIFSDGELIPSELVRRAVVHGYRAIGITDHADFTNVEHIIKNVSKAKYLEDELDIKVKVGVEITHVPPRKIAPLAKMAKDLGAEIVVVHGETINEPVMPGTNAASVELADVDILAHPGFITIEEAETARENDVCLEITARNGHNRTNGHVARIGMEAGATLVVDTDTHSPSNLITKEFALKVAMGAGLTEKQAHDVLNNSVRFL, encoded by the coding sequence ATGATTGATATGCATACTCATTCTATTTTCAGTGATGGCGAACTTATCCCAAGTGAACTCGTTAGAAGGGCTGTTGTTCACGGTTACAGAGCAATAGGTATCACTGACCATGCAGACTTTACAAATGTAGAGCACATTATCAAGAACGTGAGCAAGGCAAAGTACCTTGAAGATGAGCTTGATATTAAAGTAAAAGTAGGTGTGGAAATCACCCACGTTCCACCACGTAAGATTGCTCCTCTTGCAAAAATGGCAAAGGATCTTGGTGCAGAGATCGTGGTTGTTCACGGTGAAACAATAAATGAACCTGTAATGCCAGGAACTAATGCTGCATCAGTTGAACTTGCAGATGTTGATATACTTGCACATCCCGGTTTTATCACTATCGAAGAAGCCGAAACTGCACGTGAGAATGATGTTTGTCTGGAGATCACTGCAAGGAATGGTCACAACAGGACAAATGGCCACGTTGCAAGGATTGGAATGGAAGCCGGTGCAACTCTTGTTGTAGATACGGATACACATAGCCCGAGCAATCTGATTACAAAGGAATTCGCCCTGAAAGTTGCAATGGGGGCCGGATTAACTGAGAAACAGGCACATGATGTGCTTAATAACTCCGTGCGCTTCCTGTAA
- a CDS encoding DUF211 domain-containing protein, translated as MTGIRRLVLDVLKPHHPSIVELSTVLSVLPGVHGVNLSLYEVDQQTETVKITVEGENLDYEEIKQSIENLGAVVHSIDEIAAGKRLVEEVQTLQER; from the coding sequence TTGACAGGAATTAGAAGATTGGTGCTGGATGTGCTTAAACCCCATCATCCATCAATTGTAGAATTGTCCACGGTACTTAGTGTGCTTCCAGGAGTACACGGAGTGAATTTGAGCCTATATGAAGTAGACCAGCAGACAGAAACTGTAAAGATCACAGTAGAAGGAGAAAACCTGGATTACGAGGAAATCAAACAGTCCATAGAGAATCTGGGTGCAGTAGTCCACAGTATTGATGAGATAGCTGCAGGAAAACGTCTGGTGGAAGAAGTGCAGACCTTACAGGAAAGATAA
- a CDS encoding tetratricopeptide repeat protein — translation MNCEVPEPESRPQKKPFIYAGVGILLLLIAGYVIFGDYIQEQRTLNQIDSLWEQASQLRDEGDYDSALEVYNSVFNLISSKDFPLEYGMNHYYRAQTYEEIASSDTGNASSHLQNSIYAYDYSLKFITEDEYPAEYFRVHYGLGDAYLKLYASRGDLSDLDTAIAYYDSALGYYSIAVDPIYFASINNKLGNAWRKKGNIENNVTCLQTSLSAYKESLRVFREDVYSLEYAGVQNNLGNLYLEMSSYGNEKSNVENAITSFNNALRVYTIDSRPIEYATVQNNLGNAWFELSEIENKESNVEKAVTAYNEALKVFTVSLFPVEHDGVIHNIARAYKSL, via the coding sequence ATGAATTGTGAAGTCCCTGAACCTGAATCTCGTCCGCAAAAAAAACCTTTTATCTATGCTGGCGTCGGTATTCTTCTTCTCCTTATCGCAGGATATGTCATTTTTGGAGATTATATACAGGAACAAAGGACACTAAACCAGATAGACTCATTATGGGAGCAGGCATCACAATTACGTGATGAAGGTGACTATGACAGTGCACTTGAGGTGTATAATTCAGTTTTTAACTTGATATCTTCAAAGGATTTTCCACTGGAATATGGGATGAACCATTATTACCGGGCACAAACGTATGAGGAAATAGCATCTTCTGATACTGGGAATGCGTCCAGCCATCTGCAAAATAGCATCTATGCTTATGATTATTCCTTAAAGTTCATTACAGAGGATGAATATCCGGCTGAATATTTCAGGGTACACTACGGTCTGGGGGATGCTTATCTTAAACTATATGCTTCCAGAGGAGATTTAAGTGATCTGGATACTGCAATAGCATATTATGATAGTGCCCTGGGTTACTATTCCATCGCAGTTGATCCTATTTATTTTGCATCAATAAACAACAAACTTGGTAATGCATGGCGCAAAAAGGGAAATATTGAAAATAATGTTACCTGCCTTCAGACGTCTTTATCAGCATATAAGGAATCACTCCGGGTTTTCAGGGAAGATGTCTATTCCCTGGAATATGCAGGTGTCCAGAACAACCTGGGAAATCTCTACCTTGAGATGTCTTCATATGGAAATGAAAAAAGCAACGTTGAGAACGCTATCACTTCATTTAACAATGCTCTCAGGGTTTATACAATAGATAGCCGCCCGATAGAATATGCCACAGTCCAGAACAACCTTGGAAATGCCTGGTTTGAACTGTCCGAAATAGAAAATAAAGAAAGTAATGTGGAAAAGGCGGTTACCGCTTACAACGAAGCTCTAAAAGTGTTCACAGTAAGCCTTTTCCCGGTCGAGCACGATGGAGTTATACACAACATCGCACGTGCGTACAAAAGTCTCTAA
- a CDS encoding 23S rRNA (uridine(2552)-2'-O)-methyltransferase, translated as MARDRRDKYYWKAKEDGFRSRAAYKLFQINNKHHVIKEGDIVVDLGAAPGGWCEVAKELSGARVVGVDLRKISPIEGVETIVGDITSDRTIAKIFEMVGKAGADVVICDAAPNLSGNWSYDHARSIDLTRSALGCAKKILKPGGHFVVKVFQGDMFNDFLDEVQDNFTYTQSYNPKASRSQSAEIYVIGKKFLTAPVRRGDEFEVDITELGSSGDGAVLIDDFVVFVKGVQLGDHVKIRINDVKPNFAFAEVIE; from the coding sequence ATGGCAAGAGACAGGCGTGATAAATATTACTGGAAAGCTAAAGAAGATGGTTTTCGCTCCAGGGCGGCCTATAAGCTTTTTCAGATAAACAACAAGCACCATGTTATAAAAGAAGGCGACATAGTTGTAGACCTGGGTGCTGCTCCCGGTGGATGGTGTGAGGTTGCTAAAGAACTGTCAGGTGCCCGTGTTGTGGGTGTAGACCTCAGGAAAATATCACCTATAGAAGGTGTAGAAACAATAGTTGGCGACATAACTTCTGACAGGACCATTGCAAAGATATTTGAGATGGTGGGCAAGGCCGGAGCTGATGTTGTAATATGTGATGCAGCACCGAACTTAAGTGGAAACTGGAGTTATGACCACGCACGTTCTATCGATCTGACAAGATCAGCCCTTGGCTGTGCAAAAAAAATCCTCAAACCCGGTGGTCATTTTGTAGTAAAGGTCTTCCAGGGAGATATGTTCAATGATTTCCTAGACGAAGTACAGGATAATTTTACTTATACTCAGTCTTATAATCCTAAAGCTTCAAGGTCTCAGAGTGCTGAAATTTATGTTATCGGTAAGAAGTTCCTAACAGCTCCCGTGAGACGCGGGGACGAGTTTGAAGTTGATATAACTGAACTTGGTTCCAGTGGAGACGGTGCAGTTCTCATCGATGATTTTGTTGTTTTTGTCAAAGGAGTGCAGCTTGGTGATCATGTAAAGATCCGAATAAACGATGTGAAGCCAAACTTTGCATTTGCAGAAGTCATCGAGTAA
- a CDS encoding DUF7109 family protein, whose amino-acid sequence MLSKEGLCGIIDALGALTQEEIYHIIKELSLLKGGTPPVMPSIKELCVEAEKEHLIVAVSAEEIAGTEENRTNSASQDSDEGEDGILLYYISGPNAFPEVPFELSEVIDILELHKREVNLSSVAARLSNNLHRRIKNLENKIESVSSTKVHENDLENLELRYSDILNQYYDYTFWLSDDMPGLEDEIQELSSKIESLKSAQGI is encoded by the coding sequence ATGCTAAGTAAAGAGGGACTTTGCGGGATAATTGATGCTTTAGGTGCTCTTACCCAGGAAGAAATATATCATATAATAAAAGAACTTTCTTTGCTCAAAGGCGGAACTCCACCGGTTATGCCTTCTATTAAGGAATTATGTGTGGAAGCTGAAAAGGAACATCTCATTGTTGCTGTTTCGGCTGAAGAGATTGCAGGTACAGAAGAAAACAGGACAAATTCTGCTTCACAGGATTCAGATGAAGGTGAAGATGGTATCCTTTTGTATTACATCTCCGGCCCAAATGCTTTCCCTGAAGTTCCTTTTGAGCTAAGCGAGGTTATTGATATTCTTGAATTGCATAAGAGGGAAGTGAACCTCAGCAGTGTGGCTGCAAGGCTTAGCAATAATCTTCATCGCAGGATTAAGAACCTTGAGAACAAGATAGAATCAGTCAGTTCCACAAAGGTTCATGAAAATGATCTTGAAAATCTGGAGTTAAGGTACAGTGACATACTGAACCAGTATTACGATTACACTTTCTGGCTATCTGATGACATGCCTGGTCTTGAAGATGAGATACAGGAACTCAGTTCAAAGATAGAATCCCTGAAATCGGCACAAGGTATTTGA
- a CDS encoding Vms1/Ankzf1 family peptidyl-tRNA hydrolase — protein sequence MIEKDKVVGNISNLFNRYSGKEELENEINRLQSHIVELELDVRTANIRYEKNIESEKKAVAAKQEAEEKLNALEVKLKTLEHEMDKERTDIPASISFTCNDQFSKQRTEEFLRSLSTITYVDSSLVTLYVAAGESPASIKDYELLTERVDSETLALAEKVESTTGFVLFYSPDHMINELLVPPLPLDKSSWSTDNKFDISTISELLNKDAAVCVLVAHAGESFTGFSLDSQDFDSFQMIKTSVKAKHAKGGFSQRRFERLRDEDIAHHIDKVRLALKNLLDEFSGSIDYMILAGELPLAKEIALDIPLDVTQVYLSSDVRIEKHNISGIMKQLMTCRRYRL from the coding sequence ATGATTGAAAAGGACAAAGTTGTTGGCAACATCAGCAATCTCTTCAACAGATATTCTGGAAAAGAAGAGCTTGAAAATGAAATAAATCGTCTTCAATCCCATATAGTTGAGCTTGAGCTGGATGTAAGGACTGCCAACATCAGATATGAGAAAAACATCGAGTCTGAGAAAAAGGCCGTTGCAGCAAAACAGGAAGCTGAGGAAAAACTCAATGCTCTTGAAGTGAAACTCAAAACCTTAGAGCATGAGATGGATAAAGAAAGGACAGATATTCCTGCATCTATTTCATTCACCTGTAATGACCAGTTTAGCAAGCAGCGTACTGAAGAATTTCTCAGGTCTTTATCAACAATCACATATGTGGACTCTTCACTTGTAACATTGTATGTGGCTGCAGGCGAAAGTCCTGCCAGCATAAAAGATTATGAGCTTTTAACAGAGCGTGTTGATAGCGAAACTCTTGCACTGGCCGAGAAAGTAGAATCTACCACAGGTTTTGTTTTATTCTATTCTCCTGACCACATGATAAATGAGCTTCTTGTTCCGCCATTGCCGCTGGATAAATCATCATGGAGTACGGATAATAAATTTGATATTTCAACTATTTCAGAGCTGTTGAACAAGGATGCAGCTGTTTGCGTTCTTGTAGCTCATGCAGGCGAATCCTTCACAGGTTTTTCTCTTGATTCTCAAGACTTCGATTCCTTCCAGATGATAAAAACAAGTGTCAAGGCCAAACATGCCAAAGGAGGATTCAGTCAGAGGCGCTTTGAAAGGTTGCGGGATGAGGATATCGCACACCATATCGATAAAGTAAGACTTGCCCTGAAAAACCTTCTTGATGAGTTCAGTGGCAGCATCGACTATATGATCCTGGCCGGTGAACTTCCGCTTGCAAAGGAAATTGCTCTAGATATTCCTCTTGATGTCACTCAGGTTTATCTGTCATCTGATGTTCGTATCGAAAAACATAATATCTCAGGCATAATGAAACAGTTAATGACATGTCGCAGATACAGGCTGTGA
- a CDS encoding formylglycine-generating enzyme family protein → MWIGTKKILTILAVLLLAISVTGCTSSDSGGDNGASSSSAGAGSATGDEYTNSMGMEFQRIEAGNFNMGTSKYVYSQPIHEVRIGDAFYIGTYEVTQAQWEEVMGNNPSNFKGDDNPVENVSWNDVQEFITKLNEMEGTTKYRLPTEAEWEYAAAAGTTTLYSFGEIDEDEGPFLKDYAWYQVNSYEKTHEVGQKLPNPWGLYDVHGNVWEYVQDSWVDNYGSASEDGSAVEKGSSSLRVARGGSYSSKENALYTAYRRKQDPRDGDSSIGFRLVMDA, encoded by the coding sequence ATGTGGATAGGTACAAAAAAAATATTAACAATTCTGGCAGTGCTCCTGCTTGCAATTTCTGTAACAGGTTGCACTTCAAGTGATAGTGGTGGTGACAACGGAGCAAGCAGTTCATCTGCAGGTGCAGGTAGTGCAACAGGTGACGAATACACAAATTCCATGGGAATGGAGTTCCAGCGTATCGAGGCAGGAAATTTCAACATGGGGACATCCAAGTATGTATACTCACAGCCGATACATGAAGTAAGGATCGGCGATGCATTCTACATAGGCACATACGAAGTAACTCAGGCTCAGTGGGAAGAAGTAATGGGAAACAATCCTTCTAATTTCAAGGGCGATGATAATCCGGTTGAGAATGTCTCATGGAATGATGTTCAGGAGTTCATAACCAAACTCAACGAGATGGAGGGAACCACAAAATACAGACTTCCAACAGAGGCAGAGTGGGAATATGCAGCTGCAGCCGGAACAACAACTCTCTATTCATTTGGTGAAATTGATGAGGACGAAGGCCCATTCCTCAAGGATTATGCATGGTATCAGGTGAACTCATACGAGAAGACGCACGAAGTAGGTCAGAAACTTCCAAACCCATGGGGACTTTATGACGTTCACGGCAATGTATGGGAATATGTTCAGGATAGCTGGGTAGACAATTATGGCAGTGCAAGCGAGGATGGTAGTGCTGTTGAGAAAGGCTCATCTTCTCTAAGAGTTGCCAGAGGCGGCAGTTACTCCAGCAAGGAAAATGCTCTCTACACAGCATACAGGAGAAAGCAGGATCCTCGTGATGGTGACTCTTCAATTGGTTTCCGTCTTGTAATGGATGCCTGA
- a CDS encoding endo alpha-1,4 polygalactosaminidase, translating to MNLKSLGIIIFVTFILLTSGCSDNSTDTPDTIENSGISEVSNTDSPDAVDNSTPEIDYRQQMRDFVTGISTYSKQKNPDFIIIPQNGQELLTSGGGSDDPTAQDYIAAIDGVGREDLFFGYDDGNMATKEEDTEYLASLLDVARDNGVVVLVTDYCWTKSYVDASYRENADRGYIALAVDSRDLDTIPAYPAKPFNVNSNDIHSLSDAENFLYIINPEEYGSKEEFLQSLRGTDYDVILIDLFYDDVSLTSDDIASLKTKSNGGSRLVIAYMSIGEAEDYRYYWDDSWSVGSPDWLEAENPYWEGNYKVRYWEEEWQNVIYGNEDAYLDMILNVGFDGVYLDIIDAFEYFEN from the coding sequence ATGAACTTGAAATCACTGGGAATTATTATTTTTGTCACCTTCATACTATTGACATCCGGCTGTTCAGACAACAGCACAGACACACCCGACACAATCGAAAACTCTGGTATATCCGAAGTCTCAAACACTGATTCCCCCGACGCCGTTGACAACTCCACTCCAGAAATAGACTATCGTCAGCAAATGCGTGATTTTGTCACCGGCATCAGCACTTACTCAAAACAGAAGAATCCGGATTTCATAATAATCCCGCAGAATGGTCAGGAACTTCTGACATCCGGTGGAGGGTCAGATGACCCTACAGCGCAGGATTATATTGCAGCCATAGATGGAGTTGGCAGGGAAGACCTCTTCTTTGGTTATGATGATGGCAACATGGCAACAAAAGAAGAAGATACGGAATATCTGGCATCATTGCTGGATGTTGCCAGGGACAACGGTGTAGTTGTACTGGTAACCGATTACTGCTGGACTAAATCTTATGTTGATGCTTCATATCGTGAGAATGCAGACAGGGGTTACATAGCCTTGGCTGTTGACAGCAGGGATCTTGATACTATCCCTGCTTATCCGGCAAAGCCATTCAATGTCAACAGTAATGATATTCATTCTCTTAGTGATGCAGAGAATTTCCTGTACATCATCAATCCTGAAGAATATGGCAGCAAGGAAGAGTTTCTGCAAAGCTTGCGGGGAACTGACTATGATGTGATTCTTATCGATCTCTTCTATGATGATGTATCTCTGACATCTGATGATATTGCTTCCCTGAAAACCAAATCAAATGGTGGCTCTCGTCTGGTAATTGCCTACATGAGCATTGGTGAAGCTGAAGACTACCGTTACTACTGGGATGATTCATGGAGTGTAGGCTCTCCTGATTGGCTTGAGGCTGAAAATCCTTATTGGGAAGGTAATTACAAGGTACGCTACTGGGAAGAAGAGTGGCAGAATGTCATCTATGGGAACGAGGATGCGTACCTGGATATGATACTTAATGTCGGATTTGATGGTGTTTATCTGGACATAATCGATGCTTTCGAGTACTTTGAGAATTGA
- a CDS encoding GNAT family N-acetyltransferase, whose protein sequence is MSHLFVPRPATPADKSKLLALYREVATIPGGIIREPPEVTEEYIDKFLTNSLKDGIILVVDDTENDRIIADLHTYRSSLSVFSHVFEHLTIAVHPSFQRQGIGRMLFTTMLEKVRTEHPEVLRVELITMESNHAAISLYKSLGFMEEGRMEKKVRRNDGSFEDDILMVWMNPDFRASNY, encoded by the coding sequence TTGTCCCATCTATTCGTACCCCGTCCTGCAACTCCTGCAGACAAATCCAAGCTATTAGCCCTTTACCGTGAGGTAGCTACAATTCCCGGAGGTATTATCCGTGAACCCCCTGAGGTCACAGAGGAGTACATAGACAAATTCCTAACCAACAGCCTGAAAGATGGCATCATCCTTGTGGTTGATGATACTGAGAACGACCGCATAATCGCTGATCTGCACACCTACCGCTCATCTCTTAGTGTGTTCTCCCATGTGTTCGAGCACCTGACGATTGCCGTCCATCCGTCCTTCCAGAGACAGGGAATCGGAAGGATGCTTTTCACGACAATGCTTGAAAAGGTAAGAACAGAACACCCTGAGGTTCTGAGAGTAGAACTTATTACAATGGAAAGCAACCACGCAGCCATAAGCCTTTACAAATCTCTTGGTTTTATGGAGGAAGGCAGGATGGAGAAAAAGGTTCGTAGAAATGATGGTAGCTTTGAAGATGATATTCTCATGGTGTGGATGAATCCCGACTTCAGAGCAAGTAATTATTAA
- a CDS encoding Fe-S-containing protein has protein sequence MNGKLVFTFLLVLLVSLSALGCIGNGNSASSGSSGPVKGTWIESQISGDTVSIPVSSVDKYTNVHFKVNTDIGEVAVMTYKLGGDIFVRSNVCPPCRSIGFTLNDDVLVCDSCGTVFDAATGAGIQGGCVAYPKESISYTVSGDNIVMDLDDVVTAHQKTVEAY, from the coding sequence ATGAATGGAAAATTGGTTTTTACTTTTTTGTTAGTGTTGCTTGTATCACTTTCAGCATTGGGTTGCATAGGTAATGGTAATTCAGCATCATCTGGATCATCTGGTCCTGTGAAAGGAACATGGATCGAATCCCAAATAAGCGGGGATACTGTCTCCATTCCTGTAAGTTCTGTAGATAAGTACACTAATGTTCATTTTAAAGTGAATACGGATATTGGCGAAGTTGCGGTCATGACCTACAAGCTCGGTGGCGATATATTTGTCAGGTCTAACGTATGTCCTCCATGCAGGTCCATAGGATTCACCCTTAATGATGATGTCCTGGTATGTGATTCATGTGGCACTGTCTTTGATGCTGCTACCGGCGCAGGTATCCAGGGAGGCTGTGTTGCATATCCCAAGGAGAGCATATCATATACGGTCTCAGGAGATAATATTGTCATGGATCTTGATGATGTTGTAACTGCTCACCAGAAAACCGTGGAAGCCTACTGA
- a CDS encoding ABC transporter ATP-binding protein, translating into MSENHDVVRVTDVTKNYNLGSTEVEVLHGIDLNIKNGEFVSIMGQSGSGKTTLMNLIGMLDHPTSGSIHINGENITGRSQKELVELRRNAVGFIFQQFHLIPSLTAYENVALPLVFAGEKDNGAVISALERVGLSHRINHRPSEMSGGEQQRVAIARAVVMNPKILLADEPTGALDAITGAKIISLLKSLSDEMTVIMVTHNSELAAHSDRVIELQDGSIKE; encoded by the coding sequence GTGTCTGAAAATCATGATGTGGTCAGGGTCACAGATGTGACAAAGAATTACAACTTAGGTTCAACTGAAGTCGAAGTTCTGCATGGGATAGACCTGAATATAAAAAACGGTGAATTCGTTTCCATCATGGGACAATCCGGTTCAGGAAAAACCACACTTATGAATCTTATAGGTATGCTGGACCACCCAACAAGCGGAAGTATCCATATAAATGGCGAGAATATTACAGGCAGGTCCCAGAAAGAACTTGTTGAGCTAAGGCGCAATGCAGTTGGCTTTATTTTCCAGCAGTTCCACCTCATCCCTTCCCTTACAGCCTATGAGAATGTAGCTCTTCCACTGGTCTTTGCAGGCGAGAAGGATAACGGTGCAGTTATCAGTGCACTGGAGAGAGTTGGTTTGTCCCACAGGATCAATCACAGGCCATCAGAAATGAGTGGTGGTGAGCAGCAGCGTGTGGCCATCGCAAGGGCGGTTGTCATGAATCCAAAGATATTGCTTGCGGACGAGCCAACCGGTGCGCTGGATGCCATCACAGGTGCTAAGATAATATCTCTGTTAAAGTCGCTCTCAGATGAGATGACAGTTATCATGGTAACTCATAACAGTGAGCTTGCTGCACATTCTGACAGAGTGATAGAGTTGCAGGATGGCAGCATTAAGGAATAG